The Candidatus Marinimicrobia bacterium CG08_land_8_20_14_0_20_45_22 genome contains the following window.
CAGCAAAAGAAGTTTTTCGGAGGCTACGGATTTTCCAAAAACGGAGCGAACACCAACGGATTTTCCATTTTCTGCCAGGCCGACACTCGTATTTTGTGTCGATGTATCAATGCCCAAAATCAGCATTTGCAATCCTCATTTAAGGAAATTAAGTGAAGCAAATCCGCTTCCATATTTGGATCGGCGGTCAGTTTAATCCGTCGGAACGATTCATCTGAAATATTCTGCTCAATAACGATATGAACCGCACTCGTAGGCAGAAGCGATGCAATTTCTTCCGCCCATTCGACCAAGGAAACTCCGTCATCAAACAGATATTCCTGAATTCCAAGTTCCAGCCATTCTTCGGTGCGATGTTCCCGATAACAGTCGATATGATATACCGGAAATCTGCCGGAATATTCATTGACGAGCGTGAAGGTCGGGCTGTCAACATTTTGGCTAACATTCAATCCGGCACAGATTCCTTTGATCATCGTCGTTTTTCCGGCGGCAAGATCACCCGTAAATGCAATAACATCCCCCGGTCTCAAAAACCCGGCAACAATCACGCCAATACGAATCGTTTCCGTAGCAGAATGCGTTTGAATTTCTATCATCGTTTATTTTGGGGAAAGCGTAACAATAGGCAAAATCATTTCTTCCATAGAGATGCCGCCGTGCTGGAATGTATCGCGGTAATAGGATTCAAATTTGTGATAATTCGTCGGATAGACGAAATAGAAATTTTCTTTAGCGACCAGATAATTGTTGTTGATACCCAGATCGGGAAGCCGGTA
Protein-coding sequences here:
- a CDS encoding tRNA (adenosine(37)-N6)-threonylcarbamoyltransferase complex ATPase subunit type 1 TsaE; translated protein: MIEIQTHSATETIRIGVIVAGFLRPGDVIAFTGDLAAGKTTMIKGICAGLNVSQNVDSPTFTLVNEYSGRFPVYHIDCYREHRTEEWLELGIQEYLFDDGVSLVEWAEEIASLLPTSAVHIVIEQNISDESFRRIKLTADPNMEADLLHLISLNEDCKC